ATTTACATTTTGCTCGCTTATTGGTTAGTTATGAATTTTAAAAAGACAACTATAAAACAGACTGTTCTCTTTAGCAATGTATGTATATTACAAGCGATTTCTATTTTATTTTGGCATTATGAATTATTCATAGTATTTTTCATCTGTACAGTAATGTTAGTACTATACTTATTTTTCCTTTACAATACGTACTCACATTCCAATAATGCATTATCTGGCCGCCTACCGATTTCACTTTACTTTGCTTGGTCTACATTTTTATTGATGACAAATACGAGTTTTACGTTAACTTCATATGAATGGAATGGCTTCGGTCTTAGCAATCCACTTTGGGCAGTTATTTTACTGACAATTGGTGTCGTAATCGCCTTACATATACGTTATCATCATTTTGATATTGTCTATCCTAGCGTTTTTATCTGGGCATTCATTGGCATTGCATTTCATAATCATCTTGACGAGTTGCTTGTGACGACCGCAGCCTTATTTTTATGTGGTGTGCTTGTTGTTGGTATTCTATTCGTCAAAAAAAAACCTGCTTACCAAAAATAAATCGGTAAGCAGGTTTTTTATTTCGTCTTATTGCTCATCTAATGAAGTTAAAATGATTGGTTTGTCTTTTGTTACAATAATCGAATGCTCAATTTGGGCAACTAAAGATTTGTCAGGCGTAATAAATGTCCAGCCATCGCCAGCTTCAACGATATGCTCTGCTTTTGCTGAAATAAACGGCTCCACAGCTAACACCATGCCCTCTTTCATAATTGTTGAATCCCACGCATCGTAATAGTTTAAAATGTGGTTTGGCTCATCATGTAATGAACGACCTAATCCATGACCCGTTAAGTTCATAATAACTGTTAAGTCATTGGCATAAGCCTCACGCTCTACCGCTTTCCCAATTTGGTTTAATTTCGAACCAGCTTTTACTTTTGTCATTGCACGATCAAACGCGCTTTTTGCTACGCGACAAAGTTTTTCTTTATCCTCATAACCTTCCCCTACTACAAAAGAAATACCTGTATCTGCAAAGTAACCATTTAAAGAGCCGGATACATCAATATTAACAATATCCCCCTCTTTAATAATACGTTGTCCTGGGATACCATGGGCAACTTCTTCATTGACACTAATACAAGTGTAACCTGGGAAATCATACTCTCCCTTAGGACCTGAAATAGCTCCTGCTTCAGCAAACATGCGTCCTGCAATTTCATCTAATTCAAGTGTTGTCACACCAGGTTTTGTAGCTGCTTTCATCGCCTCACGAATTTCCGCACAAATGCGACCAATTTTTTTAAAGGCTTCAATTTCTTCTTGGGTTTTTACAATCATTTTTAACGTCCCTTTCATCTAATATCTACTCTTTAATATAACATAACTTTTTATGTGCATAACGCCAAAAGCTTTAATTATTCTATGCCAATAGGATTTCAATAGTGCTCCTCATAGAAAAAACAGACGATTTTAACAGTCTTTAGACCTTAAAACCGCCTTTCTCTAACGCGCTATCTACAGTTAAAACGGTAGTTCTCATTATAAAAAAATGTGGCTGAGACAAAAGAGAAAAAGTGTTAGATTGACTGCAATCAATCTAACACTTTTTTGCTATTCCGTTGTTGTCCGCTACGGCGTTGCTTTCCGCGGGCACACCGTAAGCCGCAACCCTCGCTAACGCGCGGAATGCCCGTGTCTTACATTGTGTGCTGTTCTGAGCAGGAGTCACCGTCTTCGCTACCAACAACTAGTGAACACTTCTAATTTTTTTTATTGCAAAAGCAAGAATAGCTAAGTTCTCCATATAGCAAAAAATTATGAACACCTTTCGTCTGTTTCTTAAATTTTTTTAGTTATGTCCAAGCCTCATTTCCATTCATTTATAATTTTCGTTGCATTAATTGTGGCGCCGCTGTAAATAATAGAACACCGACAATAGCGGTTAAAATAGTTGCTGGTAACATATATGTTCCATTATAGATAATTGAATAAATCCATGCATTTTGATCGCCCGCATACTCCGCAAAGAATACTGCACCTGCAATTGTGTGTGCAAGATAGCGTAAAAAACCAGCTAGCACCGTACCAATCACTATGTACAGAGCCATTTTCTTTTTGTTGAGTGCTGTTGCGGCTTTTAATACAGGTTCACGAACGATTGCCGCTAAACCTACTACAGTAAAGGCTACCCCGTAATCTAGTAATCCTTGAAGCCAGTGCACAATATAAGCACCAAACATTGTTTGCATCACACCAATCAATAGACCTGTTGTAAGCCCTGACAAGAACCCCCAACGAAACGCCATTAAAATTATTGGTATCATGACTAAGCTTACCGAGCCGCCTTGTGCCCATACTTTAAAGGAAACTTGATCGAGCACAAGTCCTACCGCTGCGAAAATTGCAATCTCCACCAGCATGAGTAATCTTTTTTTGTCCATACTATTATTCTCTCCTTTGTTCCGATGTAGGATACAAGAGCAGGAATAGAAAACAATTATTTGGATATGCATCTCAATCCGGCATAAAAAAACGATGCCAGGACAGAGCCTCACATCGTAAAAGTGTCGGTTTCTATCCACATCCCTACGCAAGTGTTAACTTACAGGTTCAAAGAGTAAAGGCATTACGTGCCCAGTCTCAGCTGACATCATCAGCTCCCCTTGTGGTCGTTACATCTCATTTTTATTGAACACACTCATTGTACGCAACCACCTTTGCGATTACAACCTTTTCCTCAATTATTTTTTTTGAAACTTTTACGCTTTCTATGCGTAAATATTAAAAAGGGAGGAACAATTATGGAGAATCAAAAAGTTTTATCTGCGTTTAGTTATCTCAGTATTTTTATTGCACCATTTGTCGTTCCATTAATCGTTTACTTTGTTTCAAAAGATAGTGAAGTCAAAAGACATTCCATTCGGGCACTTATTTCTCACTTAATTCCGTTAGTCTTGGGTATCATTTTCTTTTCTATCTTTATATTTTCTACAATGTCATTGAACACGTTTGATCCTTCTTCAAATGGGAATACATTTATTATCATTTGGTTTGCTTCATTTGCAATTTATTTACTCGTATCATTAGGTATTGTTATTTGGAATATTGTGCAAGCTGTACGAGTTATACGTTAAAATTTAGTACGAAGGAGATGTCATATTCATGAAAGTATCCAAAGTAGTGAAAACCGCTATAAAATTTGCACCTATTGTCATTCCTATTGTCAAAAAAGTAGTTGCTGCAAAAAAAGGGACAACACCCTACGTATCAACACGTAGAAAATAAGCGCAATGACTTCTTTTAATTGTTTGAGTGACTGGCACACAAAACCCACTTACACCATAGAGTGCAAGTGGGTTTTTATTTAGAATTGTTTGGGTGACTGGCACTACTTTACTTCAAAGTGCGTTGTACTATGCCCACTTAACGTTTTTTCAACATGTAAAACAGCTGGCATTGCGGCTTTTAACTCGGCGACATGTGAAATAACACCAATCATTCTTCCTGAATCTTGTAAATCAATTAACGTATCAATTGCTTTATTTAACGCTTCCTCATCTAAAGAGCCAAAGCCCTCGTCGATAAACATCGTTTCAATTTGAATATTCCCTTGGAAGCTTTGAATAACATCTGCCATACCTAATGCAAGACTTAATGACGCATTAAACTTCTCCCCACCAGATAATGTTTTTACATCTCTTAATTGGTCCGTATAAGCATCATACACATCTAACCCTAACCCACTTTGCTTGGCATGCTTCTCCAAGCGATCAGAGCGCCGCAATTCAAACTGTCCATTTGATAAATGGAATAAACGAAGATTGGCTGCTGCTGTAATCTTATCTAAATAAT
This DNA window, taken from Lysinibacillus sp. FSL M8-0337, encodes the following:
- the map gene encoding type I methionyl aminopeptidase, encoding MIVKTQEEIEAFKKIGRICAEIREAMKAATKPGVTTLELDEIAGRMFAEAGAISGPKGEYDFPGYTCISVNEEVAHGIPGQRIIKEGDIVNIDVSGSLNGYFADTGISFVVGEGYEDKEKLCRVAKSAFDRAMTKVKAGSKLNQIGKAVEREAYANDLTVIMNLTGHGLGRSLHDEPNHILNYYDAWDSTIMKEGMVLAVEPFISAKAEHIVEAGDGWTFITPDKSLVAQIEHSIIVTKDKPIILTSLDEQ
- a CDS encoding DUF4870 domain-containing protein; the protein is MENQKVLSAFSYLSIFIAPFVVPLIVYFVSKDSEVKRHSIRALISHLIPLVLGIIFFSIFIFSTMSLNTFDPSSNGNTFIIIWFASFAIYLLVSLGIVIWNIVQAVRVIR
- the thiT gene encoding energy-coupled thiamine transporter ThiT encodes the protein MDKKRLLMLVEIAIFAAVGLVLDQVSFKVWAQGGSVSLVMIPIILMAFRWGFLSGLTTGLLIGVMQTMFGAYIVHWLQGLLDYGVAFTVVGLAAIVREPVLKAATALNKKKMALYIVIGTVLAGFLRYLAHTIAGAVFFAEYAGDQNAWIYSIIYNGTYMLPATILTAIVGVLLFTAAPQLMQRKL